The genomic interval GTGTCCGTCATGGCTCCTGCCTCCCGTACACGCGTTTCCCGGGGGTCCAGCGGTCGATGGTCACCGGGCGGTACTCCACCCGTGGGGTGCCGTCGGGTTCACGGTGGACCAGCGAATGGGCCAGGTACCGCTGGTCGTCCCGCGCGGGGAAGTCGGTGCGCTGGTGCGCGCCACGCGACTCCTCGCGCAGCGTCGCGCTGTGCACGATGGTCCCGGCCACGTCCAGCATGAACGACAGCTCCAGCAGGGCGATCACGTCGGTGTTGAACGTACGGCTGTGATCGTCGACGGCCGCCCCGCCGAACCGCTCCCGCAGTTCCAGCAGTGTCCCGGCCGCCGTGGCCAGGGATCCCGCGTCCCGGTAGATCCCGGCGCCGCGCTCCATCGTGTCCTGCATCGCGGTACGGATGTCCGCGACGCGCTCCCGGCCCTTGCCCTCGGCGTGGTGCGCGACGAGGCGCTCCAGTCGGCGATGCTCGTCGCCGGCCTGTGCGAGAGTCGCGGCGCCGGGGCCGGAACCCGCCGACGCGGCGGCGTACTCGGCGGCCGCCCGCCCGGCGCGGGCACCGAAGACCAGCAGTTCCGGGAGCGAGTTGGAGCCCAGCCGGTTCGCGCCGTTGATGCTGACGCAGGCCACCTCTCCGGCGGCGTACAGGCCGTCGAGACCGGCCGCGCCGTCGATATCGGTGTGGATGCCACCCATCATGTAGTGGACCACGGGCCGCACCGGGATCAACTCCCGGACCGGGTCGATGTTCTGGTACTTCAGGCACAGCTCCCGTACGAAGGGCAGCTTGGCGTCGATGAGTTCCGCGCCGAGATGGCGCAGGTCCAGGTGGACGATCGGCCCGTGCGGCGTGGGGGTGGTTCTCCCCTTGTCGAGCTCGTGCACGAACGCCTGCGACAACCGGTCGCGCGGCCCCAGCTCCATACTGCGCAGCACCGGCCCCGGTTCAGGTTTGCCGAGGTCGTAGTCCTGCAGATAGCGGTAGCCGTCCTTGTTGAGCAGCCTGCCGCCCTCGGCGCGCGCTGCCTCCGTGATGAGGATTCCGGTGAAGGGCAGACCGGTGGGGTGGTACTGGACGAACTCCATGTCTTTCAGCGGTGCGCCGGCCCGGTAGGCCAGCGCCATGCCGTCGCCGGTCTTGATGTTGGCGTTGGTGGTGAACGGGTAGACCCGGCCGCATCCCCCGGTGGACATGATGACGGCGTTGGCGGTGATGGTCTCGACCCTGCCGGTGGCCAGCTCGATCGCCACCACGCCGCGCGCCTTCCCGTCGTCGACGAGCAGGGTGCTGACGAACCACTCGTCGTACCGCACGATGTCCCGGTACGACAGCGCAGTCTGGAACAGGGTGTGCAGGAGGTGGAAGCCGGTCTTGTCGGCGGCGAACCAGGTGCGCATCTTCTTCATGCCGCCGAACGCCCGTACCGCGATGTGCCCGTCCGCCCGGCGGCTCCACGGGCAGCCCCAGTGCTCCAGCCGCCGCAGTTCGAGTGGTGCTTCGCGGACGAAGGCCTCGACGGCGTCCTGATCGCACAGCCAGTCCCCGCCGGACACGGTGTCGTGGGCGTGTTCGTCGAGGGTGTCGTCCGCGCCGGCGACAGCGGCGGCCCCGCCCTCGGCGGAGACCGTGTGGCTGCGCATCGGGTAGACCTTGGAAATGACCGCCACACTGAGCCGTGGATCGGTCTCGGCGACGGCGATGGCCGCGCGCAGCCCGGCGCCTCCGCCGCCGACCACGAGGACGTCATAGGAAGCGGTCATGTCACCACCTTGATGTGCGCGCCCCTGATGTGCACGCCGTGATGCGCGCGCCGGGTCAGCCCTCGTGCTCGCCGCTGTGCTCGTCGTGCACGACCGTGCCGTCGTGGCGGACGGTCCTGATGCGCACGCTGCCGTCATGGAATTCGTGCCGGACCCGACGGCACCCGCACGCGTACGTCACCTCGTCGATGACGAGCCCCGCGGTGTCGTCCTCCTGGTAGCGCAGACCGTCTACGATCCGGCCGCACGGAGCCCGCTCTTCGGTGAAGTCGATGGTGTTGCCGACCATCGCCCACCTCCTCGACGGCTGCGGCCCACGCCGCCTGCGCCTCTTAGCGAGCGTAACGCGGGCAGACTGCCCCCGCAGGGCGGGCGGGCACAGCCCGCAGTGGGCTGGTCACGTCTCCGCAGGCGGACCGACCCCGCCGATCCGGTACGCCCCCGGGGTCGTCCCCGTCCAGCGGCGGAAGGCGCGGTGGAAGGACGTGTCCTCCGAGAAGCCGAGCCTGGCCGCCAGCTCCGCGATCGGTTCGCGGCCCTCCGCCAGGCCCGCTATCGCCGCGTCCCGGCGGACCGCGTCCTTGAGCTGCTGGAACGACGTGGCCTCCTCCTGCAGGCGGCGGCGCAGGGTCGCCGGGCTGACCGCGAGGCGGCCGGCGGTTTCGCCCAGCGAGGGGAGGCGGGGGGAGTTGCGCAGGGACTGGGCCAGGGCGTGGCGGACCTGTTCGGCCACTGTCGTGCCGTACTCGCGGCGGCTGAGCAGCTCGAAGGGGGCGCCGCCCAGCATCGCTTCGAGTGCCGCCTCGTCCCGTATCAGCGGGGCCGTGAGCCAGTGCGCGTCGAAACCGGCGCCCGTGCGGTCGGTGCCGAAGCGGACGGGGCAGCCGAAGAGGGTGCTGTACTCGTCCTTGTGCGGGGGCGGCGGATAGTCGAAGTCGGCCCACCGCAGGGGGATACGGCGGCCGATCAGCCAGCTGCACAGGCGGTGCCAGATGATGACCAGGCACTCGGCCAGGAAACGGTCCTCGTCGCGGTCCAGGTTGTTGCGGACGGTGAACACCGCCTCCGCGCCGCCCGGTTCGCGGTCCAGTGCCAGGTCCGGGCCGCCGGGGAACAGGCCGTAGAACGTGGTGCCGCGCTCGATCGCCGCGCCCAGGTCGCGGCAGCCCAGAGTGGCGTAACACATCATCGCGAAGGTGCCCGGCCTGCTCGGCGCCGAGCCCAGGCCCAGGAACTCGTCCTGCGTGGCCCGGTACAGCGCCCGGAAAAGGCCCGCGAACTGGGCGGCAGTGATGCGTGCGCGGTCGTCGCCCAGCAGCAGCGGCGGGATGTGGCCCGCCTGGAGCAGCGGCACGGTGTCGATGCCACGGCGCTCGGCGCCGCGCAGCACAGCCCGCACATGGTGCACGGTGATCGTCCGCTTCGCCATGGTCAACGACGGTAGCGGGGATGAGCGGCAAGGTCAGTGGTGGTGACGTTTCCCGTCATCCCGCGCGCAGCCCGGTCGTACCTACCTTCGGTCGTATGACTCGACGACGGCCAGAGACGCTCGCGGTGTTCACCGAGTGGGCGGCGGAGCGGTACGGGGATCATCCGGCACTGCGCGCGAAGGGGGCGCCGGCCGTCTCCTACACCCAATTGCGAGACGTGGTCAGAGAGATCGGGTGCGGGCTGATCGGTGCCGGTAGGGGTGTCCGGGCGGGGGACCGGGTGGCGGTTCTGTCCGAGACCCGCATCGAGTGGACGTACGCGCACTTCGCGATCCTCGCCGTGGGCGCCGTCGTCGTGCCCGTCTATCCGACGGCGGGTGACGACGAGCTCGCCTGGGTGCTCGGGGACTCCGGTGCCACGGTCGTCATCTGCGAGAACGCCGACCGGGCGGCGCGCGTGGAGGGCGTGCGCGGCAAGCTGCCGGCCCTGCGGCACGTGCTGCTGATGGACGGGCTGCGGGCGCTGCCGGGGGCTGCGGCTCCGGTGGAGGAGTTCCTGCGGCGGGCCGCGGCCGTCGTGGACGGCGATCTGTCGTCGATCGTCTACACCTCGGGGACCACGGGGCCGCCCAAGGGCTGCCGGCTCACCCACGGCAACCTCGGGGCCGTGCTCGAAGTCAATGCCGGTCTGATCCGGGGCGGGCCGGGGGACCGCACGTATCTCTATCTTCCGCTCGCCCATCTCCTCGCCCAGCTGATCGAGTTCACGACCCTGATGTACGGCGGTGAGCTCTGCTATTTCGGCGGGCGCATCGAGGATGTGCTGAGCGAGCTGGCCGAGGTGCGGCCGACGCACTTGCCGTCCGTACCCCGGCTGTTCGAGAAGATCCACTCCGTGGTGCTGTCGCTCGCCGAATCGCAGGAAGGGGGCCGCGAGCGGTTCGAGGAGGCGGTACGGATCGGGGTCCTGGCGGCGGACGGCGAGCTGCCGGAGGAGTTGCGGGGCGCGTACAAGGAAGCCGACCAGCGGCTGTACGGCCTGGTCAGGGCGGCCTTCGGCGGCGAGCTGCGCTGGGCCCTCACCGGCGCTGCCCCGATCGCCCCGCAGACCATGGACTTCCTGCGGGCCTGCGGCATCCAGGTCTTCGAGGGCTACGGAATGACCGAGTCCGGCGGCGTCATCTCGCTCAACCACCCGGGCGCGGTCCGGTACGGGACGGTCGGGCGCCCCGTAGCGGGATGCGAAGTGCGGATCGGGGACGACGGCGAGGTGCTGGCACGCGGCCCGATGATCTTCCCCGGCTATTACGCGAACGAGGCCGCGACGCGCGAGACGGTCGATTCGCACGGCTGGCTGCACACCGGGGACCTCGGCGCGCTGGACGACGACGGCTACCTCACGATCACCGGCCGCAAGAAGGACCTGATCATCACGTCCTCCGGCAAGAACCTCACGCCGTCGCAGGTGGAACTGGCGATACAGCAGTCACGCTTCGTCTCGCACGCGGTGATGGTGGGTGACCACCGTCCGTATCCCGTCGCGCTGATCACCGTCGACGCCGAGGAAGTCGCGGGATGGGCGGTCCGCGAGGGCCACGACGCCGATGATCACGAGGCGGTGCGCGGCCTCGTTCAGGAGGCGGTCGACGCGGCGAACGCGCAGGTGTCGCGGCCCGCGCGGATACGCGCCTTCGCGGTGCTCGACGAGGATTTCACCGTGGACAGCGGCGTGCTGACGCCGACGCTCAAGGTGCGCCGGAAGGCGGTCGTCGAGCGGTACGCCGCCGAGATCGAGGCGCTGTACGAGGCCGGGTAGGCGTGCGCCGGAAAGGCAGGAGCCCCGTTCCTTGCGGAACGGGGCTCCTTGGGTACTGCTAC from Streptomyces spiramyceticus carries:
- a CDS encoding AraC family transcriptional regulator, which gives rise to MAKRTITVHHVRAVLRGAERRGIDTVPLLQAGHIPPLLLGDDRARITAAQFAGLFRALYRATQDEFLGLGSAPSRPGTFAMMCYATLGCRDLGAAIERGTTFYGLFPGGPDLALDREPGGAEAVFTVRNNLDRDEDRFLAECLVIIWHRLCSWLIGRRIPLRWADFDYPPPPHKDEYSTLFGCPVRFGTDRTGAGFDAHWLTAPLIRDEAALEAMLGGAPFELLSRREYGTTVAEQVRHALAQSLRNSPRLPSLGETAGRLAVSPATLRRRLQEEATSFQQLKDAVRRDAAIAGLAEGREPIAELAARLGFSEDTSFHRAFRRWTGTTPGAYRIGGVGPPAET
- a CDS encoding AMP-dependent synthetase/ligase — protein: MTRRRPETLAVFTEWAAERYGDHPALRAKGAPAVSYTQLRDVVREIGCGLIGAGRGVRAGDRVAVLSETRIEWTYAHFAILAVGAVVVPVYPTAGDDELAWVLGDSGATVVICENADRAARVEGVRGKLPALRHVLLMDGLRALPGAAAPVEEFLRRAAAVVDGDLSSIVYTSGTTGPPKGCRLTHGNLGAVLEVNAGLIRGGPGDRTYLYLPLAHLLAQLIEFTTLMYGGELCYFGGRIEDVLSELAEVRPTHLPSVPRLFEKIHSVVLSLAESQEGGRERFEEAVRIGVLAADGELPEELRGAYKEADQRLYGLVRAAFGGELRWALTGAAPIAPQTMDFLRACGIQVFEGYGMTESGGVISLNHPGAVRYGTVGRPVAGCEVRIGDDGEVLARGPMIFPGYYANEAATRETVDSHGWLHTGDLGALDDDGYLTITGRKKDLIITSSGKNLTPSQVELAIQQSRFVSHAVMVGDHRPYPVALITVDAEEVAGWAVREGHDADDHEAVRGLVQEAVDAANAQVSRPARIRAFAVLDEDFTVDSGVLTPTLKVRRKAVVERYAAEIEALYEAG
- the frdA gene encoding fumarate reductase (quinol) flavoprotein subunit; the protein is MTASYDVLVVGGGGAGLRAAIAVAETDPRLSVAVISKVYPMRSHTVSAEGGAAAVAGADDTLDEHAHDTVSGGDWLCDQDAVEAFVREAPLELRRLEHWGCPWSRRADGHIAVRAFGGMKKMRTWFAADKTGFHLLHTLFQTALSYRDIVRYDEWFVSTLLVDDGKARGVVAIELATGRVETITANAVIMSTGGCGRVYPFTTNANIKTGDGMALAYRAGAPLKDMEFVQYHPTGLPFTGILITEAARAEGGRLLNKDGYRYLQDYDLGKPEPGPVLRSMELGPRDRLSQAFVHELDKGRTTPTPHGPIVHLDLRHLGAELIDAKLPFVRELCLKYQNIDPVRELIPVRPVVHYMMGGIHTDIDGAAGLDGLYAAGEVACVSINGANRLGSNSLPELLVFGARAGRAAAEYAAASAGSGPGAATLAQAGDEHRRLERLVAHHAEGKGRERVADIRTAMQDTMERGAGIYRDAGSLATAAGTLLELRERFGGAAVDDHSRTFNTDVIALLELSFMLDVAGTIVHSATLREESRGAHQRTDFPARDDQRYLAHSLVHREPDGTPRVEYRPVTIDRWTPGKRVYGRQEP